From the Peromyscus leucopus breed LL Stock chromosome 8b, UCI_PerLeu_2.1, whole genome shotgun sequence genome, one window contains:
- the Fgf18 gene encoding fibroblast growth factor 18, which translates to MYSAPSACTCLCLHFLLLCFQIQVLAAEENVDFRIHVENQTRARDDVSRKQLRLYQLYSRTSGKHIQVLGRRISARGEDGDKYAQLLVETDTFGSQVRIKGKETEFYLCMNRKGKLVGKPDGTSKECVFIEKVLENNYTALMSAKYSGWYVGFTKKGRPRKGPKTRENQQDVHFMKRYPKGQAELQKPFKYTTVTKRSRRIRPTHPG; encoded by the exons ATGTATTCAGCGCCCTCCGCCTGCACTTGCCT GTGTTTacactttctattgctgtgcttcCAGATTCAG GTGTTGGCAGCCGAGGAGAACGTGGACTTCCGCATCCATGTGGAGAACCAGACGCGGGCTCGCGATGATGTGAGTCGGAAGCAGCTGCGCTTGTATCAGCTCTACAGCAGGACCAGTGGAAAGCACATTCAAGTCTTGGGCCGCAGGATCAGTGCCCGTGGCGAGGACGGGGACAAGTATG CCCAGCTCCTAGTGGAGACAGATACCTTCGGGAGTCAAGTCCGGATCAAGGGCAAGGAGACAGAGTTCTACCTGTGTATGAACCGAAAAGGCAAGCTCGTGGGGAAG cctgATGGTACTAGCAAGGAGTGCGTGTTCATTGAGAAGGTTCTGGAAAATAACTACACGGCCCTGATGTCAGCCAAGTACTCAGGCTGGTACGTGGGCTTCACCAAGAAGGGGAGGCCTCGCAAGGGTCCCAAGACCCGGGAGAACCAGCAAGATGTGCACTTCATGAAGCGTTACCCCAAGGGACAGGCTGAGCTGCAGAAACCCTTCAAGTATACCACGGTCACCAAGCGTTCCCGGCGGATCCGCCCCACTCACCCCGGCTAA